The window CGGTAGCAACATCCTGCATAACCCAGGGTTCAAGAAGTTCTGTCAGAAATAAGACCATAGCTGGCCTGGGTGGCCTGGGGCAGACTCACCTAGCACAGACACGGCTAGGGCCAGAAGTTGCTACGGGCTAGGAGTAAGGAACTTCCTCCTGACATGTCCACCAAAAGCAGGATAACAGGGAAAtggttttcctccttttcttatgAGGCTTTATTAGGGGACTTCCCTCAGCAAAAGCAGAAATGAGACATGCATTTATGGACATTACCAATGTGGCCATTTGTTTGGCTAAACTACATGTATTTGTCTGgaggactttatttttattttattgttgttcaggtGAGGGGATAggatacaggaaaaaaataattgtttttaaaaataagttaatttttttaagcatTGGTCTTCGGTCACAGGAATAAAAGATAAAGTATGAAGTAAtatgaaaacagatttttttgagaatggttgaattcagTCACAAAAGAGTTTGAATGctatatttccaatttattttctaaatgtaatatgtatatgtgtgtacacgtacacatatatttacatacatgaaAATGCAGTTATATGAGTATGTAAAcgtgtatatgtaaacataacatttattatgttagcaaatatagacatgtatatgttttaactgcatatatgtgcatatatttatttgtgcatatgtgtatacatatatatatatacacacatatatttatgcaatttATATTACTAGATAATTATAATCCATTgaagtcaagggaaaaaaattagtggGATATATGGGAATGATTCATGATCAGAAAGGGATAGATTAATGTTGGGAATGGATTCATAGCTTTGAATTTAATAGAATCCAAACTGAAACACTGAGAGGAAAAATTCAGGTCAGATCCATGTATACAGAGAGACCCAGCACCCTAAATGCTTCCTGGGACTAGAGGGATTGTTGGACCTAGACTCAGGCACCATCTGGTGTCTAATTCGGAGATTATTTTTGTAGGTACTATTCCAATCTCCACCTATCTCTGAGAGTAGTGTTCCCTACTCATTACAAGAAGGCCCAATGTGAGAAGGGGAAGTAGgcagagagaaaatttagaactcaatatttttaaaaatgaaagttaaaatgttcatatataaataagaaaaggaaaaaatttatacaGAATAGAGGAATCGCTCAGACATCTCTCTAAATTctcagtttatctctcagacttgtggaggaggaagaaatttgtgaccaaagatgaactagagacgattattgatcacaaaatagaaagttttgattacatcaaattaaaaagcctttatgcaaacaaaactaatgcaaacagattagaggaagcaacaaactgggaaaacttgtcttacagttaaaggttctaataaaggcctcattcccaTATAGAAGGGTGGCTCTAATTTTATAAAATCGAAgcattctcaattgataaatggtccaaaggatgaatagacaattttctagatgaaattgaaactatttcactcatatgaaagtgttctaaatcattattgatcagagatgcaaattaaaactgagataccactacacacatcagattggctaagatgacaggaaaaagtaatgatgattgttagaggatgcgggaaaactgggacactgatacattattggtgggttgtgaacaaatccaaccattctggaaaacggTCGGAATTATGCCCCAGTTATCAAACTATgcttccctttgatccagcagtgtttctactgggcttataccccaagagaTACTAAGAGGAAAGggccaatatgtgccaaaatgtttgtagcaaccctgtttgtagtatTAACAAAGCTGGAAACTGGTGGCTGCCCATCagtggagaatggttgggtaaattgtggtatatagatatttatggaatattattgttctgtaagaaatggccagcaggatgaatacagaggcttggagaattacatgaactgatgctaagtgaaataggcagaaccagagatcattgtatacattAACAACGATACcttgaagatgtaatctgatggaagtggatttctttgacaaaagagacctaattcagtttcaattgatcaatgatggacaagcagctacacccaaaacaCTTTAGGAAATAAATGTAGaagctgtttgcattttgtttttcttctgggttactttaccttctgaatctattCTCCTGCAACAAGAAAATATTTGGATCTTTTTACATACATTGTCTCTAGGATATACCAGGACATATTcagcatatataggactgcttgccctctgggggagaattggaggtgggagggaaaaatcggaacagaagtgagtgcaagggataatgttgtaaaaaaaattaccctgacatggattctgtcaataaaaagttagtataaaaaaaaaaaaaaagagggtgtcatgggccagaactctgaacctgaaaaagattcttacaaggtgttaactaaaTTGGAATTGTTACTCACAAAGGTGATGGGTTTAACTTGGTTGCATTTAGCACCAGGTGTTTCCTCAATGGAATTAAGCTGATCATTCCCTAGTTTCCATATACTTAAGAGAGTACTTAAGACAGTACTTAGGACAGTTCTACAAGCTTCAACCTTCCATGATGTACTTTGAATAGAGTCTATAAAgagggacaaactcagccagaggcATTCAATCCATCTCTCACCtttgtgttggctggaggctgcagcacaagccctcagactcagagagacaGATTATTCATCTCACCTTTGTAGTGACTGGGCTGGGCAAGTTCTCGGACTGGACAGACTTCAAAGAAAGAGACCCTGGAggtcatcctcctcttcctccacagaaaccaagacccATTTCAGGCCATCCAGGAATGCCATCCACACTCCAGGAAGAAacggtggctggaggctggagcagaAGCTCTTGGACTGAGACATTCTTCAAGAAAGACACTGAGGAGGTCGTCCTCCTACTTCCTCCACAGAAAGCAAAAACCAGTCTTGAAGACCTACAAAAAGCTGGCCCggaccccaggcaaggaaacacACAGTGAAGGAGACAACCGAGATTTGGGAACTTCATCACCTGGCTATTCTCCCCGGGGATTGCTGTGCTCAAAGGAAGATTAACAAAATGGACACAGATGCACAAATGAGAGCAATAATTCTCCAGAAACTGATAGAAAATGGTGAAGGAGCACAACTTCAAGAGTTGCTAAGAGCTAAATTATTCGAATGTGGTTGGAAAGACCAAATAAAAGCTCATTGTCAAGATggcattaaagaaaaagaggtaGAACACGTTACTGCTGCCAACTTGGCAGCAGAATCACTCCCAGAGCCAGAGCGCTTGTACCCGACAGAGGAACTCTTACAAAGAATAAGAACTTTCCTGGACCGGCATGCCAGTCTTTAAGATGGGCTAAGCATCACCACCATGTACTTTGATTTCTTGGATCCATTAAGAACAGACATGCCATAGGTTTGGAGTGCATTTTCTAAATTGGTCCCTTTTTTGTAGGATGAATTTTCCAAGTTTGGGGAATAAcgtattatattgatttttttctggaagattatttggataataaaaataaaatttaaatgtttgcAAATTACATATTTCTACCGTTTTATTCTATGTTCTCTGTTTTCAAGTTTTAACATTGACCATAAATGTTATCTTTCACCAAGATGTCTGGCCCATTACAAGAGGACACTTTGTAAAATACAGTTCCCCTGTCTCCTCTCCACCCAAAAACTCCCATTTAATAAGGAAAACTCTATGTAAATAAGTAAACATAATTTTACACAGGTATGAAAACATTGAATCCAATTTCTTATCTTCCCAAGGGAGAAGTGGAAGTAGgtagagagaaaatttagaattcaaaatttaaaaaatgaaagttaagtTTTCATATATGATgaggaaaaggatatatatatatatatatatatatatatatatatatatatacatagaatgaaaatataaatcttaaattCTCGAGACAACAGCAAtttggttattaaacattttcatataaaaatacgGTAGCTGATCTGTGACTAGTCTTCATGGCATTCCAAACAAAGCAATATTCCGACTTCTTTGCTATATGCTCTGCATACCCAGGGAAGACTCAGTAATTGGCAAGAGATCCCATAATGTCCTTCATCCCAGAGAGGTCAGTAGCTCTTTGACTGACTCTCCAAGGAAATGAAATTTGGTTCAAGGGTGTAGAAACCTTGATCTTTTGATTCTTCTCCCAACTTTACTCAAGATTCCAAGAAAGAGAGATTTCAGGGGATGATCTGAAAGGTGAAAACGGTTTCCCTCCCCTGAAACTCTGTTACAATAATAGAGACTATGTGaataagtatacacacacacacacacacacacacaaacacacatacaatgTATATGGAAAAATCTCTCACCAAAAAGGCAAGAGCCTTCTAAAGGTTAGAAGGGGAAGTAGgcggagagaaaatttggaactcaatattttgaaaatgaaaggtaaattgttcaaatataaataagaaaaggacAAAACCATATATAGAATTGAGAAATTGCTCAGACATCTCTCTCAGTTCTCAGTTGATCAAGaaccaattaataaacatttatactgAATAATCTGCTTTTAGGATGTTGGACTAGTGTGTCTACTATTCCAAGGAGAACAACCTTCTTATACTATATGCTCAACATGCAGGGAAGACTGATGATGGGCATTAGGTCCCTAATGTCCTTCATTCCAGAGAGGTCAGTAGCTCTATGACCGACTCTCCAGGGAAATGAAATTTGATTCAAGTGTGTATAAACCTTGATCTTTTGATTCATCCCCCAACTTGACTCAAGATTCCAGTAAAGCAGTGGGGATACCAGGTAAGTGAAAACACCTTTTCTGTCCCCCCAAaacattttactttcatttttttaattttaaaactcagtggaattgatgatacaatggttatctcgtttagcatggtgattaatagttctctaagttcagtaggATTGAttgaatcttacaacaaataatggtttcctagtgatataatgattgatttatactcagtgtaaaGCATATAAAGCTacctcagccagagtcagagtcAGAGAGAATAACTCAGAGAGTttggagacagagccagagaagacagaaggctggaggctgggGCATAAGCCCtagga of the Sarcophilus harrisii chromosome 6, mSarHar1.11, whole genome shotgun sequence genome contains:
- the LOC100934471 gene encoding transcription and mRNA export factor ENY2-like, which codes for MDTDAQMRAIILQKLIENGEGAQLQELLRAKLFECGWKDQIKAHCQDGIKEKEVEHVTAANLAAESLPEPERLYPTEELLQRIRTFLDRHASL